A segment of the Roseofilum capinflatum BLCC-M114 genome:
CAACACCATACCCCGCTCAATATCCTCTTTCTTCATTCCCCGAAGCAGAAGACCAGCATTATCACCAGCCATCCCTTCTTCCAGAGATTTCTTAAACATTTCCACACCCGTCACCGTCGTTTTCCGAGTGTCTTTAATGCCAACGATTTCCACCTCTTCATTGAGCTTGATTTTACCCCGCTCAATCCGTCCGGTGGCAACCGTTCCCCGACCGGTAATGGTAAACACATCTTCGACTGCCATCAAGAAAGGCTTATCCACATCCCGCTCTGGAGTCGGGATAAAGCTATCCACCTCATCCATCAACTGCCAAATGGCATCCACCCAAGCATCCTTACCCCGTGCCGTCTTCGGATCGGCAACCATAGCTTCTACAGCTTTCAGGGCTGAACCTGAAACAATCGGAATATTGTCACCATCGAATTCGTAATCACTCAGAAGCTCGCGGACTTCCAGCTCCACCAGTTCTAACAATTCCTCATCATCCACTTGGTCTTTCTTATTCAAGAACACCACCAAGTTAGGAACACCCACCTGGCGAGCCAAAAGAATATGCTCGCGGGTTTGAGGCATGGGGCCATCCGCCGCAGAAACCACCAGAATCGCACCATCCATTTGCGCTGCCCCAGTGATCATGTTTTTCACATAGTCAGCATGTCCAGGACAGTCCACATGGGCATAGTGGCGGTTACCCGTTTCATATTCCACGTGAGCCGTATTAATGGTAATTCCCCGCGCTTTCTCCTCTGGAGCAGCATCGATATCTTCGTAGTTTTTGGCTTTGGCTTGGCCAGCCGCTCCCAAGCTCATGGTAATCGCCGCAGTCAGGGTCGTTTTACCATGGTCAACATGACCAATCGTACCAATATTAACGTGAGGTTTTGTCCGTTCAAATTTTTCGCGTGCCATAACTAATTAATTGTGCCTAATGTTGACTAGATAAAAGACGAAGTAAACGTTTTCTGACCGTCAGTCAGGACAGTCAAGGGATGAGATCCAGGACATTAGAGTTGATAGCGTTGATTCCTCAACTCTCACCAACTCTAATTGTCCTAGTGGATTTTATGACTCTCCCTTGCTCTTGGCAATGATGGCTTCTGCCACATTCCGAGGAACTTCATCATACTGACTAAATTCCATGGAAAAAATTCCGCGTCCTTGAGTTTTGGAGCGAATATCCGTGGCATAACCAAACATTTCTGCCAGAGGAACTTTAGCCGAGATCTTGCTCAGACCGTCTTCAGAACCCATCCCTTCAATCTGGCCGCGACGGGAATTTAGGTCTCCCATCACATCTCCGAGGAAGTCTTCAGGAACTTCCACCTCTACCTTCATTGTGGGTTCCAGGAGAACGGGAGATGCCTTAGTCACGCCTTCTTTAATGGCCATAGAGCCAGCAATCTTAAAGGCCATTTCCGAAGAGTCTACTTCGTGGAATGAACCATCGACTAAGGTGACCTTGAGATCGATCACGGGGTATCCAGCCAGGATGCCAGACTCGCAAGCTTCTTTCATCCCTTGTTCAGCAGGGCCAATGTACTCTTTGGGTACAGATCCACCGACAATTTTGGAGACAAATTCAAAGCCGCTACCCGGTTCACCTGGTTCGACTTGAACCACCACATGGCCGTATTGACCTTTACCCCCACTTTGGCGGATAAATTTACCTTCAGCTTTGATCGCTTTACGGATGGTCTCCCGATAAGCCACCTGGGGCGCACCTACATTGGCTTCCACTTTGAACTCCCGCAGCATACGGTCTACGAGAATTTCTAAGTGGAGTTCTCCCATACCGGCAATTACGGTTTGGTTGGTTTCCGGATCAACGCTGACTCGGAAGGTGGGGTCTTCTTCAGACAAGGATTGGAGGGCTTTGGAGAGCTTCTCCATGTCTTGCTTGGTTTTCGGCTCTACTGCCACGGAGATCACCGGTTCTGGAATGTACAGAGATTCCAGAATTACTGGAGAGCTGTCATCACAGAGGGTATCTCCAGTCGTGGTGTCTTTCAGACCCAGGATTGCGCCTAAGTCACCCGATCGCAGCTCATCGACTTCAATCCGCTCATCTGCTTTGAGGATAATCAACCGAGAGGCCCGCTCTTTCTTGCCCTTGGTCGAGTTCATGACATAGCTGCCTTTTTTCAGCACGCCTGAATAGACCCGCGTAAAGGTCAAGCGACCATAAGGGTCAGACATGATTTTGAAGGCTAGGGCAGAGAAGGGCTGCTCATCATCGGCTTTGCGTTCTGTAGGCGTACCATCGGGTAGGGTTCCTTGAATCGCCAGCACGTCAATGGGAGCAGGCATATAGTCGATTACGGCATCGAGGAGCAATTGTACTCCTTTGTTCTTGAAGGCAGAACCACACAGCAGGGGAACGATTGTCCCGTTAATGGTTCCCTTACGCAGAGCATCATGGATTTCTTCTTCCGTTAGCTCTTCCCCTTCCAAATATTTTTCGGTCAGAGCATCATCGGTTTCCGCTACGGATTCAATAAGCTTGGCACGATACTCTTCTGCTAGTTCCAGAATTTCTTCGGGAATTTCGGTTTCTTCAATATCTGTACCGATATCATTCGTGTAGATTTTGGCACGCATTCGCACCAAGTCTACAATACCTCTAAAATTGCTCTCTGATCCAATAGGAATTTGAATGGGGACAGCGTTGGCCCGGAGACGATCTTTAATTTGTTCGTATACCTTGAAGAAGTTCGCTCCTGTGCGATCCATTTTGTTAACGAAAACAATCCGGGGCACTTTATAGCGATCGGCTTGTCGCCATACGGTTTCTGATTGGGGTTGAACGCCCCCAACTGAACAAAATACGGCAATTACACCATCTAATACCCGCATGGAACGCTCGACTTCAATGGTGAAGTCCACGTGACCTGGAGTATCAATAATGTTGATTTGATGGTCTTTCCAACTGGTACTGATGGCGGCTGCTGTGATGGTGATTCCCCGTTCCCGTTCTTGGGCCATCCAGTCCGTTACTGCTGTTCCATCATGCACTTCACCAATTTTGTGAACGATGCCTGAGTAAAACAGGATTCTTTCAGTTGTTGTTGTTTTGCCCGCATCAATATGGGCAGCGATGCCAATATTGCGAATTCGCTCCAGCGGGATATTTCGTGCCACAGATACCTCCTTGGTCTTGAAAAGCAGTCTTGATTGGTTATTTTTCTGCTCTTTTAGAATTGTATACTTTTTTTAAGACAAACGTTTAAGACTTCCTGAAGAAATCTAGTCTAAATCGGTTTTAGACTAGACTTGGCTCAGTTGATTGGCCTTGAGCTAAAGATTTAGGGCTTTAGTTTCCCAGAATAGTGGGCTGGATGCCTTAGTAGCGATAGTGGGCGAATGCTTTGTTCGCTTCAGCCATGCGATGAGTTTCTTCTCGCTTACGAATGGTGTTCCCGGTTTCGTTGGCCGCATCCATCAGTTCATTGGCTAATTTCATGGCCATGGAATTGCCAGAACGCTGTCTGGAGAACCGGATTAACCAACGCAGAGCCAAGCTTATTCCCCGATCTGAACGCACTTCCATAGGAACCTGATAGGTTGCTCCACCTACCCGTCTGGCTTTCACCTCGACTAAGGGAGTGGCATTTTTAATGGCTTTTTCAAATAGGTTCAACGCATCCGAACCGGTACGTTCTTCAATAATCTTGAAGGCATCGTACAGGATGCGAGAGGCTAAGGATTTTTTGCCACTCTCCATGATCCGCCGAATCGTCATACTGACTAAGCGGCTATTGTATACCGAGTCTGGAGGGACAGAACGGTGATGAGATACTCCTCGACGAGACATAGGTTTAGGTTTGAGAATTGAATAATGGGTTTACAGTATAAATCTACACGATCAGCGTTACAATAACTAGGAAGCTATAACGGTTGGTGTTAATCCAATCAATAGATAGAGGGGATCGATTAAACCGTTGTTAGTCCGCTATTTGGGCCGTTTAGCTCCGTACTTGGAGCGACCTTGCCGCCGATCTTTTACGCCTGCGGTATCCAGCGTTCCCCGGATAATGTGATATCTTACACCAGGCAAGTCCTTCACCCGTCCACCGCGAATCATGACAACGGAGTGTTCTTGAAGGTTGTGCCCAATTCCTGGGATATAGGCCGTTACTTCAAACCCGGAGGTCAAGCGTACACGGGCTACTTTACGCAGGGCTGAATTGGGTTTTTTAGGCGTTGTAGTGTAAACACGGGTGCAGACTCCACGGCGCTGAGGACAGCTTTTTAGGGCCGGAGACTTGGTTTTCCGTTCTATTTTCTGACGTTCAGTACGAATGAGTTGTTGGATCGTTGGCATAAGGTACGGAGGTTTGCTATAAACCGTCTCTGGTTCAACTTTGACGACAATTTTTGACTTTACCAAATAAAGATACCTTTTGTCAATCCTTTTAGGTCTTAATCCTTCTAGTTTGAGGGGGAGTCAAGGGAAAAGGATTGACCACAACCACAGGTTTGGGTGGCGTTGGGATTATGGAAACGAAATCCTCCACCCATCAAATCATCAGAGTAATCGACTTTTAGGTTATCGAGATAAGGGAGTTGGGTTGGATCAACGATGATGGCGATCGCCTCATACGCATACTCCTGATCAGTCTCCTGTTTTTCCGAGTCAAACCGGATCTCATAGCTAAAATCTGCACATCCCCCTGTCTGCACCTCAAAACGCACCCAAGGTTTAGCTTGGGGATATCGGCTTTGCAAGCGTTTTAATTCTGTGGCCGCAGCAGGGGTTAAATGAATCATGGGAAATGCCCTTTAAACGTCTATCAGTTTATCCTATTTCCAATGGATATAACGCCCTCTCCCTAAATCCCTCTCCCAAGGGAGAGGGACTTTTCCTCCTTCTCCCTTGGGAGAAGGGGGTAGGGGGATGAGGGCAACAGTTGATGATTCATTTGGGGGGGTATCTCTAATTTAAACTTTACTCTCTTTGCCGTTACTGCGGGCATAGTCATCCTGGAAGCGGACAATATCATCTTCACCCAAATATTCCCCATTTTGCACTTCGATCAGCACCAAGGGAATCACTCCCGGATTTTCCAACCTATGGGAGTTTCCTTGGGGAACATAGGTCGATTGGTATTGGTACACCATGATTTCTTTATCGCCACAGACGACTTTTGCCGTACCCGAAACCACGATCCAATGTTCGCTGCGGTGGTGGTGCATCTGTAAACTCAGGCGATGACCGGGTTTTACTTCGATGCGTTTAATTTTATAGCCTTGTCCTTCTTCCAATACCGTATAGGTTCCCCAAGGGCGTTCTCCCACTTCGCAGAGTCCACTGGAGGAGGGAGAAGACTTAGGAAGGGAGTCTTGATCTTTGTCTGAGTTAACGGTTGGGCGTTCTGTAGCTTGTACCATGATTGATTTTTCTCCGTAGAAGGTTAGAAATCTTGGGTTGCAGAATCGATAAGGGGAGAAGAGTTCCCCTTCGCTAACCATAACAATCTTTGCTGTTGAGTGTCATCTTGTTGCCCTTTCTGTGTAGGGGGATGAGGGGTAATTTCAATTAAGGTTGCAGAAAGATGCCTAAGCCATTATGAATACGCGCAGCACTGCGGGGAGAGCGGTCTAATAATTCTCCTCCTAAATAAAGTCCGGTGGAACTGCCCCCATCTAAATTGAGGGCATCGACTGCACCGAGACGTTGCATGATTTGGGCGATTTCGGTGAGCGTGGGGCCTTTGCCGTAGGAGCGGTCATGGACGGCAGCGATGATCAGTTGTCCGTTTTGGGTGATACCGATCGCACTGCGAGAGGCTTGTTGTCGGATAAAGGCTTGGCTGAAAGTCTCGCTCTCCGCATTGAGAACGATACGACCATTTTTGACCAAGAGGGGGCCAGCGCCTAGGGTGAAGGGATAGTTAGTGAGATCGGGAGATGAGCGCCTTTGTAGTTGAACAGGGCTTCCTGGGGGAATCGAGGGTGGGGGAGTTTGGCCGCGATGGACGAGGAGATATCCTTGGGGAGGGATAGGAATTTGTCCAACTCCGGCTTGGGGGGCTTGGGTTTGGCTGAGGATGCGATCGCCGTTTACAGAAAGAATAGTTTCATTATTGGTCAGTGGGGTATAGGTGGTTCCCCAAGCAGAGGTGTAGCGGGATAATCCCGGTTGCAGATAGGCGCTATTAAGGTAGAGAATGGGATAATACTGGCCGGTTTGGGTGGTGAGGGTTTCCGTGAGGGTGAGGCGATCGATGAGGAATTGTCCTTGGTTGTTCCAGGCGATCGCCCCCCGGTTGAGAATCGGGCCGGAAATCCATTCCCCATTGTCGCGAATAACTCCCAAGGGTAAGCGATTATTACGATTAAAAAATCCGGCATTAATGGCGGCTGCCACTTGAGATTGACGGGCTAAAGTCACTAAGGGAGAAGTCCCGGCTGCCCCTTGGCTATTCGTGCGAATAGGACGCAGTTGGATCTGAGGATTTCGGGGGTCAATTTGCAGCCAAAACACCGGAAATTCAGACGATCCGAGGCTCACGGTTTGTTGTCGCCATTGAATCCCTGAAGCCCATTGAATTTGTTTAGCCGGAATCGTCGCATCTAAACGAAAATCGATCGCCAACCGATAGGGAGCATTCAGAGTCAGAATTTGGGGGCGAACTTGTTTGGTTTTCAGGTTGATTTCGATTTTCGTGCGCCCTGATTCAGGGGTAAACTTGATGCTATCAACCGCATTCCCTGCCTTAGATTCAAAGGCATCGAAGAGAGCAGGAGAAGCCACTGCACCAAGAGTGATGGTTGTCTTTCCGGGAGCATGGTTAACTTGTACGGGAGTTTCTTGGTTCAGAGCGATGACGAGGCGATCGCCCCAAGTTTGTTTCCCCTG
Coding sequences within it:
- the tuf gene encoding elongation factor Tu produces the protein MAREKFERTKPHVNIGTIGHVDHGKTTLTAAITMSLGAAGQAKAKNYEDIDAAPEEKARGITINTAHVEYETGNRHYAHVDCPGHADYVKNMITGAAQMDGAILVVSAADGPMPQTREHILLARQVGVPNLVVFLNKKDQVDDEELLELVELEVRELLSDYEFDGDNIPIVSGSALKAVEAMVADPKTARGKDAWVDAIWQLMDEVDSFIPTPERDVDKPFLMAVEDVFTITGRGTVATGRIERGKIKLNEEVEIVGIKDTRKTTVTGVEMFKKSLEEGMAGDNAGLLLRGMKKEDIERGMVLAKPGSITPHTEFEAEVYVLKKEEGGRHTPFFSNYRPQFYVRTTDVTGTIKSFTADDGSTAEMVMPGDRIKMNVELINAIAIEQGMRFAIREGGRTIGAGVVAKILK
- the fusA gene encoding elongation factor G — protein: MARNIPLERIRNIGIAAHIDAGKTTTTERILFYSGIVHKIGEVHDGTAVTDWMAQERERGITITAAAISTSWKDHQINIIDTPGHVDFTIEVERSMRVLDGVIAVFCSVGGVQPQSETVWRQADRYKVPRIVFVNKMDRTGANFFKVYEQIKDRLRANAVPIQIPIGSESNFRGIVDLVRMRAKIYTNDIGTDIEETEIPEEILELAEEYRAKLIESVAETDDALTEKYLEGEELTEEEIHDALRKGTINGTIVPLLCGSAFKNKGVQLLLDAVIDYMPAPIDVLAIQGTLPDGTPTERKADDEQPFSALAFKIMSDPYGRLTFTRVYSGVLKKGSYVMNSTKGKKERASRLIILKADERIEVDELRSGDLGAILGLKDTTTGDTLCDDSSPVILESLYIPEPVISVAVEPKTKQDMEKLSKALQSLSEEDPTFRVSVDPETNQTVIAGMGELHLEILVDRMLREFKVEANVGAPQVAYRETIRKAIKAEGKFIRQSGGKGQYGHVVVQVEPGEPGSGFEFVSKIVGGSVPKEYIGPAEQGMKEACESGILAGYPVIDLKVTLVDGSFHEVDSSEMAFKIAGSMAIKEGVTKASPVLLEPTMKVEVEVPEDFLGDVMGDLNSRRGQIEGMGSEDGLSKISAKVPLAEMFGYATDIRSKTQGRGIFSMEFSQYDEVPRNVAEAIIAKSKGES
- the rpsG gene encoding 30S ribosomal protein S7, which codes for MSRRGVSHHRSVPPDSVYNSRLVSMTIRRIMESGKKSLASRILYDAFKIIEERTGSDALNLFEKAIKNATPLVEVKARRVGGATYQVPMEVRSDRGISLALRWLIRFSRQRSGNSMAMKLANELMDAANETGNTIRKREETHRMAEANKAFAHYRY
- the rpsL gene encoding 30S ribosomal protein S12 — encoded protein: MPTIQQLIRTERQKIERKTKSPALKSCPQRRGVCTRVYTTTPKKPNSALRKVARVRLTSGFEVTAYIPGIGHNLQEHSVVMIRGGRVKDLPGVRYHIIRGTLDTAGVKDRRQGRSKYGAKRPK
- a CDS encoding HesB/IscA family protein; the encoded protein is MIHLTPAAATELKRLQSRYPQAKPWVRFEVQTGGCADFSYEIRFDSEKQETDQEYAYEAIAIIVDPTQLPYLDNLKVDYSDDLMGGGFRFHNPNATQTCGCGQSFSLDSPSN
- a CDS encoding cupin domain-containing protein encodes the protein MVQATERPTVNSDKDQDSLPKSSPSSSGLCEVGERPWGTYTVLEEGQGYKIKRIEVKPGHRLSLQMHHHRSEHWIVVSGTAKVVCGDKEIMVYQYQSTYVPQGNSHRLENPGVIPLVLIEVQNGEYLGEDDIVRFQDDYARSNGKESKV
- a CDS encoding phosphodiester glycosidase family protein yields the protein MLSLFYVSLLGAGIFASANALPVKACENGLTEVCPSSLTRSPQPPLERGAVRQVPLIKGDLGGSRIPTQGNQIIINGQTLPIAWKQWRENNQVRIAISDVGLGSGFGVELLSTSNPALQPIQWYGVPGQTRWTLPAQVGANGRSPLHSIRYVEVTEWVQELGWRMVPQGNVLRVETASSQVLGMRQGKQTWGDRLVIALNQETPVQVNHAPGKTTITLGAVASPALFDAFESKAGNAVDSIKFTPESGRTKIEINLKTKQVRPQILTLNAPYRLAIDFRLDATIPAKQIQWASGIQWRQQTVSLGSSEFPVFWLQIDPRNPQIQLRPIRTNSQGAAGTSPLVTLARQSQVAAAINAGFFNRNNRLPLGVIRDNGEWISGPILNRGAIAWNNQGQFLIDRLTLTETLTTQTGQYYPILYLNSAYLQPGLSRYTSAWGTTYTPLTNNETILSVNGDRILSQTQAPQAGVGQIPIPPQGYLLVHRGQTPPPSIPPGSPVQLQRRSSPDLTNYPFTLGAGPLLVKNGRIVLNAESETFSQAFIRQQASRSAIGITQNGQLIIAAVHDRSYGKGPTLTEIAQIMQRLGAVDALNLDGGSSTGLYLGGELLDRSPRSAARIHNGLGIFLQP